The following proteins are encoded in a genomic region of Arachis stenosperma cultivar V10309 chromosome 4, arast.V10309.gnm1.PFL2, whole genome shotgun sequence:
- the LOC130974570 gene encoding metalloendoproteinase 2-MMP-like — protein MSYLFRMILLLLVLLANPLNVHSRILRSSSDSNVHSQPSFDSIDNQKSKLDVEAVAGARRYLKEFGYLQEQDHADFEGAIKKFQKYYNLEVSGKLDSQTKKFMSMPRCGIPDDHHHHHHHRHLHRHRHHGGFSNNLLKVTSKYAFIKDAPSWPNKKRNLTYSFDPSETSGVSVVPQETVREAFKLAFSKWSQVSPFTFKETRGYSDITIGFYRGEHGDGVTFNNTIVAHAYPPIDGRLHVNADKGWSIKDPIQEDKNIHTGDTYDLVWVAMHEIGHILGLNHSNDEDAIMYPLIAPLKNKRTFVVDDVTGIQRLYSLGVQGNFHYPSATGFRLQCYHLLIVAIVCLWVMFIFSAVMFSVFLD, from the exons ATGTCTTATCTTTTCCGCATGATCCTTCTCCTCCTGGTCCTCCTAGCAAACCCTTTGAATGTTCACTCCAGAATCCTAAGATCATCAAGCGATAGTAATGTTCACTCACAACCAAGCTTTGATTCCATTGATAATCAGAAATCAAAACTAGATGTTGAAGCAGTTGCTGGAGCTAGAAGGTATCTAAAGGAATTTGGATACCTACAAGAACAAGACCATGCTGATTTTGAGGGAGCAATCAAGAAGTTTCAAAAATACTACAATCTAGAAGTCTCTGGAAAACTTGATTCGCAAACCAAAAAGTTTATGTCAATGCCAAGGTGTGGTATCCCTGATgatcaccatcaccatcaccatcaccgTCACCTTCACCGCCACCGCCATCACGGTGGTTTCTCTAATAACCTACTGAAGGTTACATCAAAGTATGCATTCATTAAAGATGCCCCTTCATGGCCTAATAAAAAGAGAAACCTCACCTACAGTTTTGACCCATCAG AAACGTCAGGTGTTTCGGTTGTGCCACAAGAGACTGTGAGAGAAGCCTTCAAACTAGCATTTTCAAAATGGTCACAGGTTTCACCCTTCACATTCAAGGAGACTCGAGGATACTCCGACATCACGATCGGTTTCTACAGGGGCGAGCACGGCGATGGCGTGACCTTCAACAACACCATTGTTGCCCACGCTTATCCGCCAATTGATGGAAGGCTCCATGTTAATGCAGATAAGGGTTGGAGCATTAAGGATCCAATACAAGAAGATAAGAATATTCATACTGGTGACACATATGATTTGGTTTGGGTTGCAATGCATGAAATAGGGCACATTCTTGGACTTAACCACAGTAACGATGAAGATGCTATCATGTATCCGTTGATTGCTCCTCTTAAAAACAAGAGAACGTTTGTTGTTGATGATGTTACTGGAATTCAGCGATTGTACTCATTAGGAGTTCAAGGGAATTTTCATTATCCAAGTGCTACGGGATTTAGATTGCAATGTTATCATCTCTTGATTGTTGCTATTGTTTGCTTATGGGTTATGTTTATATTTTCGGCTGTGATGTTTTCGGTGTTCTTAGATTAA
- the LOC130976057 gene encoding photosystem I reaction center subunit III, chloroplastic: MSLTIPTNYLSKPSLKPFLTKPKSTTIICSAATPTPSSAANNSTDTADSKLKAFSAALALSSILLSAPLPAAADISGLTPCKESKQFAKRQKQSIKKLESSLKNYAPDSAPALAIKATIEKTKRRFENYGKQGLLCGSDGLPHLIVSGDQRHWGEFITPGILFLYIAGWIGWVGRSYLIAIRDDKKPTQKEIIIDVPLATRLVFRGFSWPIAAYRELVTGELVAKDV, translated from the coding sequence aTGTCTCTCACAATCCCAACTAACTACCTCTCCAAGCCCTCCCTCAAACCCTTCCTTACAAAACCTAAATCCACCACCATAATATGCAGCGCCGCCACGCCAACACCCTCCTCCGCCGCTAACAACAGCACCGACACCGCCGACTCCAAGCTGAAGGCCTTCTCCGCCGCCTTAGCCCTCTCGTCGATCCTCCTCTCCGCTCCCCTCCCCGCCGCGGCCGACATCTCCGGCCTCACTCCCTGCAAGGAGTCGAAGCAATTCGCGAAGCGGCAAAAGCAGTCGATCAAGAAGCTCGAATCGTCGCTGAAGAACTACGCTCCCGACAGCGCCCCGGCGCTGGCGATAAAGGCGACGATCGAGAAGACGAAGAGAAGGTTCGAGAACTACGGGAAGCAGGGGCTGCTGTGCGGTTCGGACGGGCTTCCGCATCTGATAGTGAGCGGGGATCAGAGGCACTGGGGAGAGTTCATAACTCCGGGGATCCTGTTCTTGTACATCGCCGGGTGGATCGGGTGGGTTGGAAGAAGCTACCTGATTGCGATTAGGGACGATAAGAAGCCGACTCAGAAGGAGATCATCATCGACGTGCCACTCGCCACTCGCTTGGTTTTCCGGGGATTCAGTTGGCCCATTGCTGCTTACAGAGAACTCGTGACCGGCGAACTTGTCGCCAAGGATGTCTAA